A genome region from Setaria italica strain Yugu1 chromosome III, Setaria_italica_v2.0, whole genome shotgun sequence includes the following:
- the LOC101766471 gene encoding uncharacterized protein LOC101766471: MASLSLTGVAATTARPSSSGGRGRRLRVASMATQKGQKPTPKTVSSGTRRSGGTTVFPLGEPGPRPATASGKAPVKLLTNVEKLRLLTKAERAGLLSAAERAGLSLSAVERLGLLSKAEELGALSAATDPGTPGALLALALPLLAAGPAVVYLVPEEQAWQVALQAVAALVCVVGGAAAVAASTFVSRLQSSSG, translated from the exons ATGGCGTCACTGTCTCTCACCGGCGTGGCAGCAACCACGGCGAGGCcaagcagcagcggcgggagaGGGCGCCGTCTCAGGGTCGCCTCCATGGCCACCCAGAAGGGCCAGAAGCCGACGCCGAAGACCGTCTCCTCCGGCACGAGAAGATCG GGCGGCACGACGGTGTTCCCGCTGGGCGAGCCGGGGCCgcgtccggcgacggcgagcgggaAGGCGCCGGTGAAGCTGCTGACGAACGTGGAGAAGCTGCGGCTGCTGACGAAGGCGGAGCGGGCGGGTCTGCTgtcggcggcggagcgggcggGGCTGTCTCTGTCGGCGGTGGAGCGGCTGGGCCTGCTGTCCAAGGCGGAGGAGCTGGGCGCGCTGTCGGCGGCCACGGACCCCGGCACGCCGGGGGCGCTGCTGGCGCTCGCGCTCCCGCTGCTGGCTGCGGGGCCCGCCGTGGTGTACCTCGTCCCCGAGGAGCAGGCGTGGCAGGTGGCGCTGCAGGCCGTCGCCGCGCTCGTCTGCGTCgtcggaggcgccgccgccgtcgccgcgtccACCTTCGTGTCCAGGCTGCAGAGCTCGTCCGGCTGA